From the Arthrobacter sp. PM3 genome, one window contains:
- a CDS encoding transposase: MQGREEAQRGYLDVEALAGELLAPGSVFAFLASHRGRLFPDSMMEDLFPSRRGRPSVPAPVIGSVLVLQALQGLSDRETAEALTYDLRWKAACGYGLTDTAFHPSTLTYWRRRLAGSGNPHRIMEAIAEVVAETGVLKGKRRRAVDSTVLDDAVARQDTITQLIAAVRRFGRDVPGGQDLVGVHAKGYDYTRTGKPDIAWDDPDAKDGLICVLVTDALALLAVVDPETLEGTAADAYALLALVAGQDVEPAEDSDGTDGRWRIARKVAPDRVISTVDPDTRHAHKTQSRQQDGYKAHIVIEPDTGLITVAELT; the protein is encoded by the coding sequence ATGCAGGGACGCGAGGAGGCGCAACGCGGGTATTTGGATGTGGAGGCGCTGGCCGGGGAGTTGTTGGCTCCGGGCAGCGTCTTCGCGTTTCTGGCCAGTCATCGGGGGCGGTTGTTTCCGGATTCAATGATGGAGGACCTCTTCCCGTCGCGGAGGGGCCGGCCTTCGGTTCCGGCGCCGGTGATCGGGTCGGTGCTGGTACTGCAGGCGTTGCAGGGCCTTTCAGACCGGGAGACCGCGGAGGCGTTGACCTATGATCTGCGCTGGAAGGCCGCGTGCGGGTACGGGCTGACCGACACGGCGTTCCATCCGAGCACGCTGACGTATTGGCGGCGCCGTCTTGCCGGATCGGGAAATCCGCACCGGATTATGGAGGCCATCGCGGAGGTCGTTGCCGAGACCGGAGTCCTGAAGGGCAAGCGGCGGCGGGCGGTGGACTCCACGGTCCTGGACGACGCGGTGGCCAGGCAGGACACCATCACGCAGCTGATCGCCGCGGTCCGCCGCTTCGGCCGGGACGTTCCCGGCGGCCAGGACCTGGTCGGCGTCCACGCGAAGGGGTATGACTACACCCGCACCGGCAAACCGGACATCGCCTGGGATGATCCGGACGCCAAAGACGGACTGATCTGCGTGCTGGTGACCGATGCGTTGGCGCTGCTGGCGGTGGTCGATCCCGAAACCCTGGAGGGCACGGCCGCTGATGCGTATGCGCTGCTGGCCTTGGTCGCCGGGCAGGATGTCGAACCGGCCGAGGATTCGGACGGGACGGACGGGCGGTGGCGGATCGCCCGGAAGGTCGCCCCGGACCGGGTCATCTCCACGGTGGACCCGGATACCCGGCACGCGCATAAGACCCAGTCACGCCAGCAGGACGGCTACAAAGCCCACATCGTGATCGAGCCCGACACCGGGCTGATCACCGTCGCGGAACTGAC